In Streptomyces sp. SN-593, a single genomic region encodes these proteins:
- a CDS encoding DNA-binding protein NsdB — MGNEANTRLADLFGLTGWSKGELARLVNRHAAATGHPQLSTDTSRVRRWIETGESPREPVPRVLAALFTERLGRVVTIEDLGFDRRRQGGKRQTGDGLPWPPERTAAVLTEFTGMDLMLNRRGLVGASAALTAGTVLSTAMYDWLHTDPALAADGPLLDDPLTVDPAARDLYEAVPVGSQEIESLEHSVEVFRAWDASRGGGLQRKAVVGQLNEVGGMLSYRHPPHLQRRLWGVAANLAVLAGWMSHDVGLEPTAQKYFVIAAHAAREGGDRPRAGEALSRAARQMVHLERPDDAIDLMRLATSGSGEQNLPRTQAMLRTIEAWAQASMGRGQEMRRTLGEAEELFASDRGDVPPPTWMQHFDEADLHGMQALAYRTLAEHDPSAAVHAQVHARRALDLRGGGHERSTIFDYLSLASACFIANDPEQADRYARIALATIGQTSSHRTWDRLRQMYRLTARYAGIGDIQDLRREIETALPPQKPSKETKGAKEPTPPRGKVPRTRTV, encoded by the coding sequence GTGGGCAACGAAGCCAACACCCGACTCGCGGACCTGTTCGGTCTCACCGGATGGTCCAAGGGCGAACTCGCACGGCTGGTCAACCGGCATGCGGCGGCCACGGGCCATCCGCAGCTGTCGACCGACACCTCGCGGGTGCGCCGCTGGATCGAAACCGGCGAGTCACCGCGCGAACCCGTGCCGCGGGTGCTGGCCGCGTTGTTCACCGAGCGCCTCGGTCGTGTCGTGACCATCGAGGACCTCGGGTTCGACCGGCGCCGGCAGGGGGGGAAGAGACAGACCGGGGACGGCCTGCCGTGGCCGCCGGAGCGAACCGCCGCGGTCCTCACCGAATTCACGGGAATGGACCTCATGCTCAACCGACGCGGACTGGTGGGCGCGAGCGCCGCGCTCACCGCCGGCACCGTACTCAGCACGGCCATGTACGACTGGCTGCACACCGACCCGGCCCTCGCGGCCGACGGACCCCTCCTCGACGACCCGCTGACCGTGGACCCCGCCGCCCGCGACCTCTACGAGGCGGTCCCGGTCGGCTCCCAGGAGATCGAGTCGCTGGAGCACTCGGTCGAGGTGTTCCGCGCGTGGGACGCCTCACGCGGCGGCGGCCTCCAGCGCAAGGCGGTGGTCGGCCAGCTCAACGAGGTCGGCGGGATGCTCTCCTACCGACACCCTCCGCACCTGCAACGCCGCCTGTGGGGCGTCGCCGCCAACCTCGCGGTGCTCGCCGGCTGGATGTCGCACGACGTCGGCCTGGAGCCGACCGCCCAGAAGTACTTCGTGATCGCCGCGCACGCGGCCCGCGAGGGCGGCGACCGGCCGCGGGCCGGCGAGGCGCTGTCCCGGGCGGCCCGCCAGATGGTGCACCTGGAGCGGCCCGACGACGCCATCGACCTGATGCGGCTCGCCACCTCGGGCTCCGGCGAGCAGAACCTGCCGCGCACCCAGGCGATGCTGCGCACCATCGAGGCGTGGGCGCAGGCGTCCATGGGACGCGGCCAGGAGATGCGCCGCACCCTGGGCGAGGCCGAGGAGCTCTTCGCCTCCGACCGGGGCGACGTGCCGCCCCCGACCTGGATGCAGCACTTCGACGAGGCCGACCTGCACGGCATGCAGGCGCTCGCCTACCGCACGCTGGCCGAGCACGACCCGTCGGCCGCCGTCCACGCCCAGGTGCACGCCAGGCGGGCGCTGGACCTGCGCGGCGGCGGTCACGAGCGGTCGACGATCTTCGACTACCTCTCGCTCGCGTCGGCGTGCTTCATCGCCAACGACCCCGAACAGGCCGACCGCTACGCCCGGATCGCGCTGGCGACCATCGGGCAGACCTCCTCGCACCGCACCTGGGACCGGCTGCGCCAGATGTACCGGCTCACCGCCCGGTACGCCGGCATCGGCGACATCCAGGACCTGCGCAGGGAGATCGAGACGGCCCTGCCCCCGCAGAAACCGTCCAAGGAGACGAAGGGAGCGAAGGAGCCCACGCCGCCGAGGGGGAAGGTCCCGCGGACCCGTACGGTGTGA